In Rhodamnia argentea isolate NSW1041297 chromosome 1, ASM2092103v1, whole genome shotgun sequence, the genomic window GAGAAGTCTAAACACATGCCCCGCATGACTTGCTCATACGACTCCGACAGGTCTTGCGAGGTGAGCTGGTGATACGCGACCAGCTGGCTGAGGCACTGGTTCTCTCGAATCAGATTTGCGTTCTCGTTCGCCAATCTCGATTTCTCAGCCAGTAGGGTTTCCAGCTGAAGCCTCACCTGCAGAAAGCATGATTCCGCCATGTTCATTCTATCAGCAATATCTATGCTTGCAAAATTCTGCTCTTTTTCAGCTTTTTCTTTGTATCACTCAACGTTCATTGCAGCCACAAGTGCTTAAACTGGGAAGCATGAGAATTGGGAGACGGCATTTTCTAACTCAACTTTCAGTTTACAGTTCAAACTTCTAACCAAGTTGGCGATTTCCTCTTCTTATATGAGCGAAAGAATCGGAAGTGAGCAAAGACCAAATCAAAAAACATCTCTGTAATTCGAACTTCCATAAACAGCCGCAGAGTCTTCGGTTTTTCGGTCCCAAGATAGAGACTCTAGTGGTGTTCAAAGACCGATTGTGTTCAGAACCGACAGACAAAATTCAAGCACCGTGAGACAACTCGCACAATTCAAATCAAGATATGTAATGAAAGCCAAGTACCAGATCATCTTCCTCGGGCCTAATCCCCTTGGAAAACCCGTCTCTAAGCCTTCTGTTCTCCTCCTCAAGCAGAGCACATCGCTCTTGCGTGAAACACAGATCTGACTTCATCGACTTCAGCTCTCTCGCAAGCGAAGCCGCTTTCGTTGCCATAGACACTGCAAGCtgaagaaaaatcccaaatcacaAACAGCTTAAGAGTCAGCTCAAAGCGTACCAACAGATCAGACGGTCAATTCAAGATAAAAAGAGAGtgcaaaaattgacatttaccGACATTTTTGGCTTTCTTCAGCTTCGCGAGTTTTGGGCTTGGAGCATTTTCTTCCTTCGAATCGCCTTCTTCTGAGCAATTGCTCGaatcgaactttctttttaatgctttcttcttttcttcttcttcttcttcctcgtgttCTCCTGAATGTTGCTTTATATCGCTACATTCATCTGAACTCTTCTTCAGATTGCTGTGGAAGATGGCCGTCAGAGTAGGTGGCTTTGCCAGATCTCTAGCTCCCTgagaaaaacagagcaaaaaaCAGAGGGAAGAATCAGCTGCGAAAGCCCCAGAATTTATACAACTGCCATTGTCGAACGCTCTAAAACTCTTCAGATTCAACATTGTCACGGATCAAGAACGAAGACGGTCCCAAGAGGGAAAACCCGGGAAGAAAAATCCCATTTCACCTGAAGGGCGTTGTCGATGTTGTCGGAGAGCTGAGACAGCGTGTGGGCGACGGAGTCAAACCCTCTGAGCAAGAGCATCGAGTCTGCCTTCATCCTCTCGCTTCGCTCCGTCTCGCCAGCAGCCCCACGGTCTCGATTCTCGAGGAGAGCGTCGACGCGGCACCGCAGGCTGCTCCAGAAGCGCCTGTCCGAGGAGGGGCTGAACAGTGGCGAAGCGGCGAGGGAAGGAGGAGAAGCAGAGCCCATGAAGCCCGCGCCCTCCTGCAATCAAACCGACGTGCCGAATCCAGTAAGAGCTCGTATAAGACAAGATGGGGGACGATTGCGCTTGAAAAATCACGTCAAAAAAAGATGAGGAGGAGATACGTTGATGTGGGAAGGTGGAGGCGAGTCCACTGAAGCGGCCATGGGAGGGTTAGAGAGAGCAACGGCTAGTTTCAGCGTGCTTGACTTGAGAGACACAGAGacagattgaagaagaagaagaagatgaagtggatTTAAATGGGGGGTGCGCAGATTTGGGTAACGTTCTGAAATCTGAAAatctggaaataaaaaaatttatgttttatTCTCTAAATTAAATTCATCTAACTGAAAAGCCCCCCCGTGAATTTTGTTAAGACATCTCACGAGTCTAGAAAGATAAATGAAGTCAAGATTTACTTTTGTGCAGCGCCACTCGAGCGGGCCCTGTTGATCCAACGGCCGTGATCTTCTCGGGGTCGTAACTTCGTGGGTTTTCTTCCGAATGAGCATCACAGAAAATCTCGAACCGGGTTacatgtctcgaaccggttcgtgCGTGCCACATTTACTCCTAAACTATCTATTAtgtagcaaaaaataaaaaaaagacaaaagtgaaCATGGTACAGATGTAtaggtttgggataaatgtgacaCACATgtactaatttaagatttttttggtcaattttactcttttgttttccttcattttttttttatttagacgcatcatttttcta contains:
- the LOC115756933 gene encoding uncharacterized protein LOC115756933, with product MAASVDSPPPSHINEGAGFMGSASPPSLAASPLFSPSSDRRFWSSLRCRVDALLENRDRGAAGETERSERMKADSMLLLRGFDSVAHTLSQLSDNIDNALQGARDLAKPPTLTAIFHSNLKKSSDECSDIKQHSGEHEEEEEEEKKKALKRKFDSSNCSEEGDSKEENAPSPKLAKLKKAKNLAVSMATKAASLARELKSMKSDLCFTQERCALLEEENRRLRDGFSKGIRPEEDDLVRLQLETLLAEKSRLANENANLIRENQCLSQLVAYHQLTSQDLSESYEQVMRGMCLDFSSPPPPIAEDETEDVDDGAPATPLDGVFSFSTCLDESFQQDEH